In one Pseudomonas sp. MM211 genomic region, the following are encoded:
- the ubiA gene encoding 4-hydroxybenzoate octaprenyltransferase has translation MYTRLLQSLNRLHPRAWDFVQLTRMDKPIGIYLLLWPTLWALWIAAEGVPSLKSLVIFVVGVILMRAAGCVINDYADRNFDGHVSRTKARPLASGRVSAREALILFAVLIALSFGLVLLTNATTVWLSFGALGVAALYPFMKRYTYYPQVVLGTAFSWGMPMAFTAETGSLPVAAWLLLLANVIWTVAYDTYYAMADREDDLKIGVKSTAILFGDADRVIILGLQGLALLCLALAGARFELGLYFYLGLLVAAACFAWEFHMTHEREPLVCFQAFLHNHWAGLAIFIGIVLDYALR, from the coding sequence ATGTACACCCGCCTGCTGCAATCACTCAATCGCCTGCACCCTCGCGCGTGGGACTTCGTGCAGTTGACGCGCATGGACAAGCCCATCGGCATCTACCTGCTGCTGTGGCCGACCCTGTGGGCGCTGTGGATCGCTGCTGAAGGTGTGCCGAGTCTCAAGAGCCTGGTGATCTTCGTGGTCGGGGTGATTCTGATGCGCGCGGCGGGCTGCGTGATCAACGATTACGCGGATCGCAATTTCGACGGCCATGTCAGCCGCACCAAGGCCCGCCCGCTGGCCAGCGGACGGGTCAGCGCCCGCGAAGCGCTGATCCTGTTCGCCGTGTTGATCGCCCTCAGCTTCGGCCTGGTGCTGCTGACCAATGCCACCACCGTCTGGCTGTCGTTCGGCGCGCTGGGCGTGGCCGCGCTCTACCCGTTCATGAAGCGCTACACCTATTACCCGCAGGTGGTGCTGGGCACCGCGTTCTCCTGGGGCATGCCGATGGCGTTCACCGCCGAGACCGGCAGCCTGCCGGTGGCCGCCTGGCTGCTGCTGCTCGCCAACGTGATCTGGACCGTTGCCTACGACACCTACTACGCCATGGCCGACCGTGAGGACGACCTGAAGATCGGCGTGAAATCCACGGCGATCCTGTTCGGCGACGCCGACCGGGTGATCATCCTTGGCCTGCAGGGCCTGGCGCTGCTGTGCCTGGCGCTGGCCGGTGCACGCTTCGAGCTGGGGCTGTATTTCTACCTTGGCCTGCTGGTTGCCGCCGCCTGCTTCGCCTGGGAATTCCACATGACCCACGAGCGCGAGCCGCTGGTCTGTTTCCAGGCATTCCTGCATAACCACTGGGCCGGCCTGGCGATCTTCATCGGCATCGTGCTGGATTACGCGTTGCGCTAA
- the phoB gene encoding phosphate regulon transcriptional regulator PhoB has translation MVGKNILIVDDEAPIREMIVVALEMAGYECLEAENTQQAHAIIVDRKPDLILLDWMLPGTSGIELARRLKRDELTGDIPIIMLTAKGEEDNKIQGLEVGADDYITKPFSPRELVARLKAVLRRAGPADNEGPIEVGGLLLDPISHRVTIDGKPAEMGPTEYRLLQFFMTHQERAYTRGQLLDQVWGGNVYVEERTVDVHIRRLRKALGEAYENLVQTVRGTGYRFSTKG, from the coding sequence ATGGTTGGCAAGAACATCCTGATCGTCGATGACGAAGCGCCGATCCGCGAAATGATCGTGGTGGCGCTGGAAATGGCCGGATACGAGTGCCTGGAAGCGGAAAATACCCAGCAGGCCCACGCCATCATCGTCGATCGCAAACCCGATCTGATCCTGCTCGACTGGATGCTGCCCGGCACCTCCGGCATCGAGTTGGCCCGCCGCCTCAAGCGCGACGAGCTGACCGGCGACATCCCGATCATCATGCTCACCGCCAAAGGCGAAGAGGACAACAAGATCCAGGGCCTTGAAGTCGGTGCCGATGATTACATCACCAAGCCCTTCTCGCCCCGCGAGCTGGTCGCCCGCCTCAAGGCAGTGCTGCGCCGCGCCGGCCCGGCCGACAACGAGGGCCCGATCGAAGTCGGCGGCCTGCTGCTCGACCCGATCAGCCACCGCGTGACCATCGACGGCAAGCCGGCAGAAATGGGCCCCACCGAATATCGCCTGCTGCAGTTCTTCATGACGCACCAGGAACGCGCGTACACTCGCGGCCAATTGCTTGACCAGGTATGGGGCGGTAACGTCTACGTCGAAGAACGTACCGTCGACGTGCATATCCGCCGCCTGCGCAAAGCGCTCGGCGAAGCCTACGAAAATCTGGTGCAGACGGTGCGCGGCACCGGTTACCGTTTCTCCACCAAGGGCTGA
- a CDS encoding outer membrane beta-barrel protein has translation MQLNGITSKTALALCLAGASHAYADSITDPISTIGVIGSHNQYKLTVNDDSDKERLNQGGLFYTFGNKLTGQEGLIYQAGIEAQYRDKDDVEYKSARADIDLGLRAALSSNQYVDVIVGGGYDWGRIEQDDVGPFDSNVKLTSKSPFAKAGLGYNYLTNDYTVRLEVGARYSIEAESRLKVDGESESVDLKDKVNPYGELSVLWNKGINNLPISTSLYYTQTRYELDSNSELAQRSKLKQEQIGLKVGLAF, from the coding sequence ATGCAACTCAATGGAATCACTTCGAAAACCGCACTCGCCCTCTGCCTGGCCGGCGCTTCTCACGCTTACGCCGACTCCATCACCGACCCGATCTCCACCATCGGTGTCATCGGCTCGCACAACCAGTACAAACTGACCGTGAACGATGACAGCGACAAGGAACGCCTCAACCAGGGCGGCCTGTTCTATACCTTCGGCAACAAGCTGACCGGTCAGGAAGGCCTCATCTATCAGGCGGGTATCGAAGCTCAGTACCGCGACAAGGATGATGTCGAATACAAATCGGCGCGTGCGGATATCGACCTGGGTCTGCGCGCAGCGCTGAGCAGCAACCAGTATGTCGATGTGATCGTGGGTGGCGGTTACGATTGGGGCCGTATCGAGCAGGACGACGTCGGCCCGTTCGACTCCAACGTCAAGCTGACCAGCAAATCGCCATTCGCCAAAGCGGGCCTGGGCTACAACTACCTGACCAACGACTACACCGTGCGCCTGGAAGTGGGTGCGCGCTACTCGATCGAGGCAGAGTCGCGCCTGAAGGTCGACGGTGAAAGCGAATCCGTTGACCTGAAAGACAAGGTCAACCCGTACGGCGAACTGAGCGTGCTGTGGAACAAAGGCATCAACAACCTGCCGATCAGCACCAGCCTGTACTACACCCAAACCCGTTATGAGCTGGACAGCAACTCCGAGCTGGCTCAGCGCAGCAAGCTCAAGCAAGAGCAAATTGGCCTGAAAGTCGGCCTGGCGTTCTAA
- a CDS encoding chorismate--pyruvate lyase family protein, translating to MSFPASQTPDWLSRDQLQPVPSAAACDWLFDERSLTRRLTELSDDGFSVTPLREGWLELRDDECAALDVPPGSLGWVREVYLRGNGQPWVFARSVAAREALADSGLDLQQLGSRSLGELLFSDRAFARGALQVCHYPANWLPVDSQHSQLWARRSCFRRERLAVLVAEVFLPAFWHAAAQAN from the coding sequence GTGTCCTTTCCTGCCTCCCAGACGCCTGATTGGCTGTCCCGCGATCAACTGCAGCCTGTTCCATCAGCAGCCGCTTGTGACTGGTTGTTCGACGAGCGCTCGCTGACCCGCCGGTTGACCGAACTCTCCGACGATGGCTTCAGCGTCACCCCGCTGCGTGAAGGCTGGCTCGAACTGCGCGACGACGAGTGCGCCGCCCTCGACGTGCCGCCCGGCAGCCTTGGCTGGGTTCGCGAGGTTTATCTGCGTGGCAACGGCCAGCCCTGGGTATTCGCTCGCAGCGTGGCGGCCCGTGAGGCGTTGGCCGATTCCGGCCTCGACCTGCAGCAATTGGGTAGCCGCTCCCTTGGCGAGCTGCTGTTCAGCGACCGGGCCTTCGCACGAGGTGCCTTGCAGGTGTGCCATTACCCAGCTAACTGGCTACCGGTGGATAGTCAGCATTCACAGCTGTGGGCGCGCCGCTCGTGCTTTCGCCGTGAGCGCCTGGCCGTACTGGTCGCCGAAGTCTTCCTGCCCGCTTTCTGGCACGCCGCAGCCCAGGCTAACTGA
- a CDS encoding GMC family oxidoreductase, producing MDDSFDYLIIGAGSAGCVLANRLSADPSVRVCLIEAGGSDASPRVQVPAGTITLYKSRVFSWNYFSTPQQHLAGRSLHTPRGKVLGGSSSMNSMIYIRGDASDYQRWHAAGCPGWSWQDVLPYFKRSEGNRLGQSLLYHGTQGELLVDKPRDPNPLSRVYIRAAEQLGLRQNDDFNGGTLEGVGIYNVTQKNAKRLSSYRAFVHPVRERSNLTVLTGCQVERLILEDDRVTGVELQQGEQWRTLRCRRETILCAGSLGSAHLLLKSGIGPKAELEAAGVACRVNLAGVGKNLQDHVDGLVTVRSKSPLSLGFSLGSLPKVLVSPFKYLAQKMGWLTTNYVEAGGFARTPLAEALPDVQMHFVPGYRSHRGRLFEWGHGYAIHTCVLRPKSIGEVRLGAGRSLLVDFNFFSDEADARVLIEGVKLARRILAQPAFDSSRGVEMLPGSEVQTDEQLLAHLRECAATVFHPVGTCKMGTDEMAVVTPTLKVRGMENLRVADASIMPTLISGNTNAVCIMIGERAADFILSSEVPSLTTRHSLVQEA from the coding sequence ATGGATGACAGCTTCGACTACCTGATCATTGGTGCCGGTTCCGCCGGCTGTGTATTGGCCAACCGCCTCAGCGCCGACCCTAGCGTGCGCGTGTGCCTGATCGAAGCGGGCGGCAGCGACGCCAGCCCGCGCGTACAGGTACCGGCCGGCACCATCACCCTGTACAAGAGCCGCGTGTTCAGCTGGAACTACTTTTCCACACCGCAGCAGCATCTGGCCGGGCGCAGCCTGCACACGCCGCGCGGCAAGGTGCTCGGCGGCTCCAGCTCGATGAACAGCATGATCTACATCCGCGGCGATGCCAGCGATTACCAGCGTTGGCATGCGGCGGGCTGCCCCGGCTGGAGCTGGCAGGACGTGCTGCCGTATTTCAAGCGCTCGGAAGGTAACCGTCTCGGTCAGTCGTTGCTGTATCACGGCACTCAAGGCGAGTTGCTGGTGGACAAGCCGCGCGATCCCAACCCGCTGTCCAGGGTTTATATCCGCGCAGCGGAGCAGTTGGGCCTGCGTCAAAACGACGATTTCAATGGCGGTACCCTGGAGGGCGTGGGTATCTACAACGTGACCCAGAAGAACGCCAAGCGCCTGTCCAGCTATCGGGCCTTCGTCCATCCGGTGCGTGAACGCAGTAACCTCACTGTGCTCACGGGCTGCCAGGTGGAGCGGCTGATCCTTGAGGACGACCGCGTCACCGGCGTAGAGCTTCAGCAGGGCGAACAGTGGCGTACCTTGCGCTGCCGTCGTGAGACCATTCTGTGTGCCGGCTCCCTTGGTTCAGCGCATCTGCTGCTGAAGTCTGGCATCGGCCCCAAGGCCGAGCTGGAGGCCGCCGGTGTGGCTTGCCGGGTTAATCTGGCCGGTGTTGGCAAGAACCTCCAGGATCATGTTGATGGCCTGGTTACCGTGCGCTCGAAGAGCCCGCTATCGCTGGGCTTCTCCCTCGGTTCGCTGCCCAAGGTGCTGGTGTCGCCGTTCAAGTACCTGGCGCAGAAGATGGGCTGGCTGACCACCAACTACGTCGAGGCCGGCGGCTTTGCCCGTACGCCCCTGGCCGAAGCGTTGCCCGATGTGCAGATGCATTTCGTGCCCGGTTATCGCAGCCACCGTGGCCGGCTGTTCGAGTGGGGCCATGGCTACGCCATCCATACCTGCGTGCTGCGCCCGAAGAGCATCGGTGAGGTGCGTCTGGGGGCGGGACGCAGCCTGCTTGTCGACTTCAACTTCTTCAGCGACGAAGCGGACGCGCGCGTATTGATCGAGGGTGTGAAACTGGCGCGCAGGATTCTTGCCCAGCCAGCCTTCGATAGTTCGCGTGGCGTCGAGATGTTGCCAGGATCAGAGGTGCAGACGGATGAGCAGTTGCTGGCGCATTTGCGCGAGTGCGCGGCCACCGTGTTTCACCCGGTTGGTACCTGCAAGATGGGCACTGACGAGATGGCGGTGGTGACACCCACACTGAAGGTACGCGGTATGGAGAACTTGCGGGTTGCCGATGCTTCGATCATGCCGACGCTGATCAGCGGTAACACCAACGCGGTGTGCATCATGATCGGCGAGCGTGCGGCGGATTTCATCCTGAGCAGCGAGGTACCCAGTCTGACGACCAGGCACTCGCTTGTGCAGGAAGCTTAG
- a CDS encoding ABC transporter permease produces MATQKTWAQRCLTPKVELPRKLVLGTGALCWLLVLGLWAVLSYGGLVPSMFLPNPGQVVEAGVRLAGDGTLSKHVLASLEVVLIGFAVSSLVSVPLGLLMGSFRIVQAFLEPLVNFIRYLPVTSFVPLFILWIGIGLEQRVAVIIFGVFFQQLVMIADVSKGVPRDLINASYTLGASRRDVVLHVLGPASLPGILDTLRVTMGWAWTYLVVAELVAASSGLGYISLKAMRGFQVDVIFLAIAIIGLLGLLTDQLFRLLRLRITAWAQ; encoded by the coding sequence ATGGCCACGCAAAAAACCTGGGCGCAGCGCTGTCTGACGCCGAAAGTAGAGCTGCCACGCAAGCTGGTGCTCGGCACTGGCGCCCTGTGCTGGCTACTGGTGCTCGGCCTGTGGGCCGTTCTGTCCTACGGCGGCTTGGTGCCGTCGATGTTTCTGCCAAACCCTGGTCAGGTCGTCGAAGCCGGCGTGCGCCTGGCCGGTGACGGCACCCTGAGCAAGCATGTGCTGGCCAGCCTGGAAGTGGTGCTGATCGGCTTTGCCGTGTCGTCTCTGGTCTCGGTGCCATTGGGCCTGTTGATGGGCAGCTTTCGCATCGTCCAGGCGTTCCTCGAGCCCCTGGTCAACTTCATCCGCTACCTGCCGGTGACCTCTTTCGTGCCGCTGTTCATCCTGTGGATCGGCATCGGTCTGGAGCAGCGCGTGGCGGTCATCATCTTTGGTGTGTTCTTCCAGCAGTTGGTGATGATTGCCGACGTGTCCAAGGGCGTGCCGCGAGATCTGATCAACGCCAGCTACACCCTCGGTGCTAGTCGCCGCGACGTCGTGCTGCACGTACTTGGCCCGGCCTCACTGCCGGGCATACTCGATACCCTGCGAGTCACCATGGGCTGGGCCTGGACCTACCTGGTGGTGGCCGAGCTGGTCGCGGCCTCGAGTGGCCTCGGCTACATCAGCCTCAAGGCCATGCGCGGCTTCCAGGTGGACGTGATTTTCCTGGCCATCGCCATCATCGGCCTGCTCGGGCTGCTCACCGATCAACTGTTCCGCTTGCTTCGACTGAGGATTACCGCATGGGCGCAGTAG
- a CDS encoding rubredoxin: MKKWQCVVCGLIYDERDGWPDDGIEPGTRWEDVPEDWLCPDCGVGKMDFEMIEIN; this comes from the coding sequence ATGAAGAAGTGGCAATGTGTGGTCTGCGGACTGATCTACGACGAACGTGATGGCTGGCCCGATGACGGCATCGAGCCCGGCACCCGCTGGGAAGATGTGCCCGAAGACTGGCTATGCCCCGACTGTGGCGTGGGCAAGATGGATTTCGAGATGATCGAAATAAACTAA
- a CDS encoding hemolysin family protein, with product MDPSTSVSFSSYFADFGLVLFALFLVLLNGFFVAAEFAMVKLRATKVEALAQENGWRGHILRTVHNQLDAYLSACQLGITLASLGLGWVGEPAFAHLLEPVLTSIGIESQKLIHGIAFFTAFFIISYLHIVVGELAPKSWAIRKPELLSLWTAVPLYLFYWAMYPAIFLLNASANAILRIAGQGEPGAHHDHHYSRDELKLILHSSRASDPTDQDMRVLASAVELGELDVVDWANSREDLVYLELNASLDEVFSVFRRHKYSRYPIYDEAASEFVGVLHIKDLLLHLSLLEMLPSTLRLGELMHPLEKVNRNLPLSELLEQFRKGGAHFALVEEADGKVIGYLTMEDVLEALVGDIQDEHRKTERGILAYQPGKLLVRGDTPLFKLERLLSVDLDHIEAETLAGLIYETLKRVPEEEESLEVAGLRLIVKKMKGPKILLAKVIKLD from the coding sequence ATGGATCCCTCTACGAGCGTCTCCTTCTCTTCCTATTTCGCCGATTTCGGCCTCGTGCTGTTCGCCCTGTTTCTGGTGCTGCTCAACGGCTTCTTCGTTGCTGCCGAGTTCGCCATGGTCAAGCTGCGGGCCACCAAGGTCGAAGCCCTGGCCCAGGAGAATGGCTGGCGCGGGCACATCCTGCGTACCGTGCACAACCAGCTCGACGCCTACCTGTCGGCCTGTCAGCTGGGTATCACCCTGGCGTCTCTCGGCCTTGGCTGGGTCGGCGAACCGGCCTTCGCCCACCTGCTCGAACCCGTGCTGACTTCCATCGGTATCGAGTCGCAGAAGCTGATTCACGGCATCGCCTTCTTCACCGCGTTCTTCATCATTTCCTACCTGCACATCGTGGTCGGCGAGCTGGCGCCCAAGTCCTGGGCGATCCGCAAGCCTGAACTGCTGTCCTTGTGGACGGCAGTCCCGCTGTACCTGTTCTACTGGGCGATGTACCCGGCTATTTTCCTGCTCAATGCCAGCGCCAACGCCATTCTGCGGATCGCCGGCCAAGGCGAGCCGGGGGCGCACCACGACCATCACTACAGCCGCGATGAGCTCAAGCTGATCCTGCACTCCAGCCGTGCCAGCGACCCGACTGACCAGGACATGCGCGTACTTGCCTCGGCCGTGGAGCTGGGCGAACTGGACGTGGTGGACTGGGCCAATTCCCGTGAAGACCTGGTCTATCTGGAACTCAATGCCTCGCTGGATGAAGTGTTCAGCGTGTTCCGCCGCCACAAGTACAGCCGCTATCCAATCTATGACGAAGCGGCTAGCGAGTTCGTCGGCGTACTGCATATCAAGGATCTGCTGCTGCACCTGTCGCTGCTGGAGATGCTGCCCTCGACGCTGCGTCTCGGCGAGCTGATGCACCCGCTGGAGAAGGTCAATCGAAACCTGCCGCTCTCGGAATTGCTGGAGCAGTTTCGCAAAGGCGGCGCCCACTTCGCCTTGGTCGAAGAAGCCGACGGCAAAGTGATTGGTTACCTGACCATGGAAGACGTACTTGAGGCACTGGTAGGCGATATCCAGGACGAACACCGCAAAACCGAACGCGGCATCCTCGCCTACCAGCCCGGCAAACTGCTGGTACGCGGCGACACGCCGCTGTTCAAGCTGGAACGCCTGCTCAGCGTCGACCTCGATCATATCGAAGCAGAAACCCTCGCGGGCCTGATCTACGAAACCCTCAAGCGGGTGCCCGAGGAAGAGGAGTCACTCGAAGTTGCCGGCCTTCGACTGATCGTCAAGAAAATGAAAGGCCCTAAGATCCTTCTAGCCAAGGTCATCAAGCTGGATTGA
- the phoR gene encoding phosphate regulon sensor histidine kinase PhoR, with product MTSHWRGAITRRLLLLVAACLVLGVITGHYAWALALGLAIHLAWTLSQLLRLHAWLKDHQPDEPPPDGYGLWGEVFDSIYHLQRRNQRARGRLQAVIDRVQESTAALRDAVIMLDSHGNLEWWNKASETLLGLKTPQDSGQSITNLVRDPRFKEYFERGKYLEPLELPSPINPRKQLQLNITRYGNQEHLMLVRDVTRLHQLEQMRKDFVANVSHELRTPLTVISGYVETLQDNVDEINPRWRRALQQMQQQGSRMQCLLNDLLLLAKLEATDYPSDNQPVPVEQLLQTIKNDALALSAEHKHRISLEADAGLRLKGSESELRSAFSNLVFNAVKYTPAEGEIRIRWWQDEQGAHLSVQDTGPGIEAKHLPRLTERFYRVDSSRASNTGGTGLGLAIVKHVLLRHRGQLDITSVVGKGSLFTCHFQATQIAQRDRVLL from the coding sequence GTGACGAGCCACTGGCGCGGCGCCATAACCCGCCGTTTGCTGCTACTGGTCGCCGCCTGCCTGGTGCTGGGCGTGATCACCGGCCACTACGCCTGGGCGCTGGCCCTGGGACTGGCCATCCACCTGGCATGGACGCTCAGCCAACTGCTGCGCCTGCATGCCTGGCTCAAGGATCACCAGCCTGACGAACCACCACCCGACGGCTACGGCCTGTGGGGTGAGGTGTTCGACAGCATCTACCACCTGCAGCGTCGCAACCAGCGCGCCCGCGGGCGCCTGCAAGCGGTGATCGACCGGGTTCAGGAGTCCACCGCGGCGCTGCGCGATGCGGTGATCATGCTCGACAGCCACGGCAATCTGGAATGGTGGAACAAGGCCTCGGAAACCCTGCTGGGCCTGAAGACGCCCCAGGACAGCGGCCAGTCCATCACCAATCTAGTGCGCGACCCACGCTTCAAGGAATACTTCGAGCGCGGCAAATACCTCGAGCCGCTCGAACTGCCCTCGCCGATCAATCCGCGCAAACAACTTCAGTTGAACATCACGCGCTATGGCAATCAGGAACACCTGATGCTGGTACGCGACGTGACCCGCCTGCACCAATTGGAGCAGATGCGTAAGGATTTCGTCGCCAACGTGTCCCACGAGCTGCGTACGCCACTCACGGTGATTTCCGGCTACGTGGAAACCCTGCAGGACAATGTCGACGAGATCAATCCGCGCTGGCGCCGTGCCCTGCAACAGATGCAGCAGCAAGGCTCGCGCATGCAGTGCCTGCTCAACGATTTGCTCCTGCTGGCCAAGCTGGAGGCCACCGACTATCCGTCCGACAACCAGCCCGTGCCGGTCGAGCAATTGCTACAAACGATCAAGAACGATGCCCTGGCGCTGTCCGCCGAGCACAAGCACCGCATCAGCCTTGAGGCCGACGCGGGGCTGAGACTCAAGGGCAGCGAGTCGGAACTGCGCAGCGCCTTTTCCAATCTGGTGTTCAACGCGGTGAAATACACACCGGCCGAGGGCGAGATCCGCATTCGCTGGTGGCAGGACGAACAGGGCGCGCACCTGTCCGTACAGGACACCGGGCCCGGCATCGAAGCCAAGCATCTGCCGCGCCTGACCGAGCGTTTCTATCGGGTGGACTCCAGCCGCGCCAGCAACACCGGCGGCACCGGTTTGGGCCTGGCCATCGTCAAGCACGTGCTGCTGCGCCACCGCGGTCAACTGGATATCACCAGCGTCGTCGGCAAGGGCAGCCTGTTCACCTGTCATTTCCAGGCGACTCAGATAGCGCAACGCGATCGCGTACTGCTATAG
- a CDS encoding ABC transporter ATP-binding protein, producing the protein MPALSEYAEVTARLRVDNVSLRYQSPNGDTFTALDRVSFEVPDQQFAVIVYPSGCGKSSLLYLTAGLNEPSDGDIYVGGKKVEGPGADRGMVFQGYTLFPWLTVRQNIEFGLKRRGLASGEINTIVDYYLGEVGLAKFAGHYPKQLSGGMMQRVAIARALANDPQILLMDEPFGALDSQTRLQMQQLLLQVWGNSKKTVVFVTHDIDEAILLADRIYVMGARPGRIKEILDVPIDRPRNLDVVMEPEFIRMKRHILGLLHDDMEAVH; encoded by the coding sequence ATGCCCGCGCTCAGCGAGTACGCCGAGGTCACCGCACGCCTGCGTGTGGACAACGTCAGCCTGCGCTATCAGTCGCCCAACGGCGATACCTTCACCGCCCTGGATCGGGTTTCCTTCGAGGTACCGGATCAACAGTTCGCGGTGATCGTCTATCCGTCCGGCTGTGGCAAGTCGAGCCTGCTCTACCTCACCGCTGGCCTCAACGAGCCCAGCGATGGCGACATCTACGTCGGTGGCAAGAAGGTCGAGGGCCCCGGCGCCGACCGCGGCATGGTGTTCCAGGGCTATACGTTGTTCCCCTGGTTGACGGTACGCCAGAACATCGAATTCGGCCTCAAACGCCGTGGGCTCGCCAGTGGCGAGATCAATACCATCGTCGATTACTATCTGGGTGAGGTGGGGCTGGCCAAGTTCGCCGGGCATTACCCCAAGCAATTGTCCGGCGGCATGATGCAGCGCGTGGCGATTGCCCGCGCCTTGGCCAACGACCCGCAGATCCTGCTGATGGACGAGCCCTTCGGTGCGCTCGACAGCCAGACGCGTCTGCAGATGCAGCAATTGCTGCTGCAGGTGTGGGGCAACAGCAAGAAGACCGTGGTGTTCGTCACCCACGATATCGACGAAGCCATCCTGCTCGCCGACCGCATCTACGTGATGGGCGCGCGCCCTGGGCGGATCAAGGAAATTCTCGACGTGCCCATCGACCGGCCGCGCAATCTGGACGTGGTCATGGAGCCGGAGTTCATCCGCATGAAGCGGCATATCCTCGGCCTGCTGCACGATGACATGGAGGCGGTGCACTGA